One Mycolicibacterium goodii genomic region harbors:
- a CDS encoding SRPBCC family protein — MVLDGGVATASRSRVISAPQQAIWDVLADFGALSSWVDSVDHSSVLNAHREVLGTTRRVQLGRMVLVERITEFEEPSVLAYAIEGLPRQMGRATNRWTLRPVDGGTEVTITSIVDGTGPLSTILSPVSVRVVARQSDGMLTGLAREMGAAT; from the coding sequence ATCGTGTTGGATGGCGGGGTGGCAACCGCGAGCCGCAGCCGGGTGATATCCGCTCCGCAGCAGGCAATCTGGGACGTCCTGGCCGACTTCGGCGCACTCAGCTCCTGGGTGGACAGCGTCGATCACTCCAGCGTGCTCAACGCCCACCGGGAGGTGCTCGGCACCACGCGCCGCGTGCAGCTCGGCCGCATGGTGCTGGTCGAACGCATCACCGAGTTCGAGGAGCCATCGGTTCTGGCCTACGCGATCGAGGGCCTGCCACGGCAGATGGGCCGGGCGACCAATCGGTGGACGCTGCGACCCGTCGACGGGGGCACCGAGGTGACGATCACCAGCATCGTCGACGGCACCGGTCCGCTATCCACCATCCTCTCGCCCGTCAGTGTCCGGGTGGTGGCCCGACAATCCGACGGCATGCTCACCGGACTGGCGCGCGAGATGGGAGCCGCGACGTGA
- a CDS encoding helix-turn-helix transcriptional regulator: protein MATQEEHRAELGAFLRASRERLDRADFGLPPAGRNRKVGLRREEVSYLSGVSVTWYTWLEQGRDINPSRQVLDAISRTLRLTAAQHRYVLTLAGFAPVPAAPADDVIDVPAHVQRLLDAIGDNPAYALTPEWGIAGWNAAYQRLYPNVATTPPAQRNLLWLVFTDPFVRDLLDDWPVTSQRFLAEFRAEIGPRLGNPVLLDLIARLSAASEEFRAGWERHDIRGFESRERVFHHPEFGVVTYEHHQLRPSDQPELQLVVYTPIG, encoded by the coding sequence ATGGCGACCCAGGAGGAGCACCGCGCCGAGCTTGGCGCGTTCCTGCGTGCGAGCCGTGAGCGCCTGGATCGTGCCGACTTCGGCCTGCCGCCCGCGGGCCGGAACCGCAAGGTCGGGCTGCGCCGCGAGGAGGTCTCGTACCTGTCGGGGGTCAGCGTCACCTGGTACACGTGGCTCGAACAGGGCCGCGACATCAACCCGTCGCGGCAGGTGCTCGACGCCATCAGCCGCACCCTGCGCCTGACCGCGGCCCAACACCGCTATGTGCTGACGCTGGCCGGCTTCGCGCCGGTGCCTGCGGCCCCCGCCGACGACGTCATCGACGTCCCCGCGCACGTACAGCGCCTGCTCGACGCGATCGGTGACAATCCCGCCTACGCGCTGACACCGGAGTGGGGTATCGCCGGGTGGAACGCGGCATACCAACGCCTGTACCCCAATGTCGCGACGACACCACCGGCGCAGCGCAATCTGCTGTGGCTGGTGTTCACCGACCCGTTCGTCCGGGATTTGCTCGACGACTGGCCGGTGACCAGCCAGCGGTTTCTCGCGGAGTTTCGTGCGGAAATCGGCCCGCGTCTGGGCAATCCGGTGCTGCTCGATTTGATAGCGCGGCTGTCGGCGGCCAGTGAGGAGTTCCGGGCGGGCTGGGAGCGCCACGACATCCGCGGTTTCGAGTCACGCGAGCGGGTGTTCCACCATCCCGAGTTCGGCGTGGTGACCTATGAGCACCACCAGCTGCGTCCGTCGGATCAACCCGAGCTCCAGCTCGTCGTCTACACCCCGATCGGCTGA
- a CDS encoding sulfatase-like hydrolase/transferase codes for MTDRPDIVILMTDEERAVPPYESSSVLAWRERVLTGRRWFDEHGVNFTRHYTGSLACVPSRPTMFTGQYPDLHGVTQTDGLGKRYDDSRLRWLRRGEVPTLGNWFRAAGYDTHYDGKWHISHADLEDPATGEPLATNDDDGVIDQAAVQAYLEADPLAPFGFSGWVGPEPHGAAMSNSGFRRDPIVTDRVVAWLEDRYARRRAGDADALRPFLLVASFVNPHDIVLFPAWARRMPFGPSELDPPHIPAPPTAEEDLRDKPAAQIAFREAYYTGYGPAMAVARTYRRKAQQYRDLYYRLHAEVDGPIDRVRRAVTEGGSQNAVLVRTSDHGELLGAHGGLHQKWFNLYDEATRVPFVIARIGSEPTTARIVDAPTSHVDLVPTLLGAAGVDVGAAVSALRESFSEVHPLPGRDLMPVVSGAPADEHRPIYLMTRDNVLEGDTGASGAARQLGRDVKPPAPLRIKVPAHVAANFEGLVVRVDDADARGGAGHLWKLVRTFDDPSTWTEPGVRHLAADGFGGDVYRSDPLDDQWELYDLTADTVEAVNRWGDPDLHDLRQFLWAQLKQVRAASVPERNVPWPYAERQPPTAKGEGLLRRVIKRA; via the coding sequence GTGACCGACCGGCCCGACATCGTCATCCTGATGACCGACGAGGAACGCGCGGTCCCGCCGTACGAGTCGTCTTCGGTGCTCGCCTGGCGTGAGCGCGTTCTCACCGGGCGACGCTGGTTCGACGAGCACGGCGTGAACTTCACCCGTCACTACACCGGGTCGCTGGCGTGTGTGCCGAGCCGGCCGACCATGTTCACCGGCCAGTACCCCGATCTGCACGGTGTCACCCAGACCGACGGGCTGGGCAAGCGCTACGACGATTCCCGGCTGCGCTGGCTGCGCCGCGGCGAGGTCCCGACGCTGGGCAATTGGTTCCGCGCCGCCGGCTACGACACGCACTACGACGGCAAATGGCACATCTCGCACGCCGACCTCGAGGATCCCGCCACCGGGGAGCCGCTGGCCACCAATGACGATGACGGCGTGATCGATCAGGCCGCCGTGCAGGCCTATCTGGAGGCCGACCCGCTGGCGCCGTTCGGGTTCTCCGGTTGGGTCGGGCCCGAGCCGCACGGAGCCGCCATGTCCAACAGCGGTTTTCGACGCGACCCGATCGTTACCGACCGCGTCGTCGCATGGTTGGAGGACCGGTACGCGCGTCGCCGCGCCGGCGATGCCGACGCGCTGCGGCCGTTCCTGTTGGTGGCGAGCTTCGTCAACCCGCACGACATCGTGCTGTTTCCGGCGTGGGCGCGACGCATGCCGTTCGGTCCCTCGGAGCTCGATCCGCCGCACATTCCCGCGCCGCCGACGGCCGAGGAGGATCTGCGCGACAAACCGGCCGCGCAGATCGCGTTCCGCGAGGCGTACTACACCGGGTACGGCCCGGCGATGGCCGTCGCACGCACCTACCGCCGCAAGGCGCAGCAGTACCGCGACCTGTACTACCGGTTGCACGCCGAGGTCGACGGCCCGATCGACCGGGTGCGCCGCGCCGTCACCGAGGGCGGGTCCCAAAACGCCGTGCTGGTGCGGACTTCCGACCACGGCGAGCTACTCGGCGCGCACGGCGGGTTACACCAGAAGTGGTTCAACCTGTACGACGAGGCCACCCGCGTGCCGTTCGTGATCGCCCGCATCGGATCTGAGCCGACTACCGCGCGGATCGTCGACGCGCCGACGTCGCATGTCGATCTGGTGCCGACACTACTCGGCGCGGCCGGTGTCGATGTCGGCGCGGCCGTTTCGGCGTTACGCGAGTCGTTCAGTGAAGTGCATCCGCTGCCGGGCCGCGACCTGATGCCCGTGGTCTCCGGTGCGCCCGCCGACGAGCACCGACCGATCTACCTGATGACACGCGACAACGTGCTCGAAGGCGACACTGGCGCGTCCGGGGCCGCCCGCCAGCTCGGCCGCGACGTCAAACCCCCTGCGCCGCTGCGGATCAAGGTGCCCGCACATGTCGCCGCGAACTTCGAGGGGCTGGTGGTCCGTGTCGACGACGCCGACGCGCGAGGCGGGGCCGGGCATCTGTGGAAGCTGGTGCGCACCTTCGACGATCCGAGCACCTGGACCGAGCCCGGGGTGCGGCATCTCGCGGCCGACGGGTTCGGTGGCGACGTTTACCGCAGCGATCCGCTCGACGATCAGTGGGAGCTCTATGACCTGACCGCCGACACGGTCGAAGCGGTAAACCGTTGGGGCGATCCGGATCTGCACGATCTGCGGCAGTTTTTGTGGGCACAGCTCAAGCAGGTCCGCGCGGCGTCGGTGCCGGAGCGGAATGTGCCGTGGCCGTATGCGGAGCGGCAGCCGCCAACTGCCAAGGGTGAGGGACTGCTGCGGCGGGTGATCAAGCGGGCGTAG
- the ilvD gene encoding dihydroxy-acid dehydratase — protein sequence MASSSFPLRSRTVTHGRNMAGARALLRAAGVAREDFGKPIVAVANSFTEFVPGHTHLQPVGRIVSDAIRAAGGIPREFNTIAVDDGIAMGHSGMLYSLPSRDLIADSVEYMVEAHKADALVCISNCDKITPGMLMAALRLNVPTVFVSGGPMEGGRATLVDGRVRTGLHLIDSMSGAADPTTSDEDLVRIEEAACPTCGSCSGMFTANSMNCLVEALGLALPGNGSLLATHTARKALYEKAGSTIMELAQRYYGDGDASVLPRAIASRAAFENAMAMDIAMGGSTNTVLHLLAAAHEAELDFAITEIDRISRRIPCLCKVAPNGSYLMEDVHRAGGIPAILGELHRAGMLAKDVHAIHAANLDDWLGAWDVRGDDPSDEAVALFHAAPGGRRSATAFSQSEQWESLDLDAARGCIRDVAHAYSPDGGLAILTGNLAPDGAVVKTAGVDDNLLTFTGPAVVVESQEEAVDAILGGRITAGDVVVVRYEGPRGGPGMQEMLYPTSFLKGRGLGKSCALITDGRFSGGSSGLSIGHVSPEAAAGGPIALIRDGDRVVIDIPARTMTLEVADDELARRRSELLACGGYQPRDRDRPVSTALRAYALLATSADRGAVRDVDNVVSNR from the coding sequence ATGGCCTCTTCCTCCTTTCCATTGCGGTCACGGACGGTGACGCACGGTCGCAACATGGCGGGTGCGCGGGCGTTGTTGCGCGCTGCCGGGGTGGCCCGCGAAGACTTCGGCAAGCCGATCGTCGCGGTCGCCAACAGCTTCACCGAGTTCGTGCCCGGGCACACGCATCTGCAGCCGGTCGGCCGGATCGTTTCCGACGCCATCCGCGCCGCAGGCGGCATCCCGCGCGAGTTCAACACCATCGCCGTCGACGACGGCATCGCGATGGGGCACTCGGGCATGCTCTACTCGCTGCCGTCGCGCGACCTCATCGCGGACTCGGTGGAGTACATGGTGGAGGCGCACAAGGCCGATGCGCTGGTGTGCATCTCGAACTGCGACAAGATCACCCCCGGCATGCTGATGGCGGCCCTGCGGCTCAATGTGCCGACGGTGTTCGTCTCGGGCGGTCCCATGGAGGGTGGCCGCGCCACCCTCGTCGACGGCCGGGTGCGGACCGGTCTGCATCTCATCGACTCGATGAGCGGCGCCGCCGACCCCACCACCAGCGATGAGGACCTCGTTCGCATCGAGGAGGCCGCGTGCCCGACGTGCGGATCGTGTTCGGGCATGTTCACCGCCAACTCGATGAACTGCCTCGTCGAGGCGCTTGGTCTGGCATTGCCGGGCAACGGTTCGCTGCTGGCCACCCACACCGCGCGAAAAGCGTTGTATGAGAAGGCCGGCAGCACCATCATGGAGCTCGCTCAGCGGTACTACGGCGACGGTGACGCCTCGGTGCTGCCGCGAGCCATCGCCTCGCGCGCGGCGTTCGAGAACGCGATGGCGATGGACATCGCAATGGGCGGATCGACCAACACCGTGCTGCACCTGCTGGCCGCCGCACACGAGGCCGAACTGGACTTCGCCATCACCGAGATCGATCGCATCTCCCGGCGCATCCCGTGCCTGTGCAAGGTCGCGCCGAACGGCTCGTATCTGATGGAGGACGTCCACCGCGCCGGAGGCATCCCCGCGATCCTCGGCGAACTGCACCGCGCCGGGATGCTGGCCAAGGATGTCCACGCGATCCACGCCGCCAACCTCGACGACTGGCTGGGCGCCTGGGATGTCCGAGGCGACGACCCCTCCGACGAGGCCGTCGCACTGTTCCACGCCGCGCCGGGCGGGCGCCGCAGCGCGACCGCGTTCTCACAGTCCGAACAGTGGGAGAGCCTGGATCTCGATGCCGCGCGCGGCTGCATTCGCGATGTCGCCCATGCCTATTCACCCGACGGTGGGCTGGCGATCCTGACCGGCAACCTCGCGCCCGACGGTGCGGTGGTCAAAACCGCAGGCGTCGACGACAACCTGTTGACCTTCACAGGCCCGGCAGTGGTGGTCGAGTCCCAAGAGGAGGCGGTCGACGCCATTCTCGGTGGCCGGATCACCGCGGGTGACGTCGTCGTCGTGCGCTACGAAGGTCCGCGGGGCGGACCGGGAATGCAGGAGATGCTCTACCCGACGTCGTTTTTGAAGGGACGCGGGCTCGGCAAGTCGTGTGCGCTGATCACCGACGGACGGTTCTCCGGCGGCAGCTCGGGATTGTCGATCGGCCATGTGTCACCGGAGGCCGCGGCGGGTGGGCCGATCGCCCTGATCCGTGACGGTGACCGGGTCGTGATCGACATACCCGCCCGGACAATGACACTCGAAGTCGCGGACGACGAGCTCGCGCGGCGACGCTCGGAACTACTGGCCTGCGGCGGCTACCAGCCGCGTGACCGGGATCGCCCCGTGTCGACGGCGCTGCGCGCGTACGCGCTGCTGGCGACCTCTGCCGATCGTGGTGCTGTGCGGGACGTTGACAACGTGGTGAGCAACCGCTGA